A region from the Agrobacterium cucumeris genome encodes:
- the carA gene encoding glutamine-hydrolyzing carbamoyl-phosphate synthase small subunit encodes MTETAPWTTRKPTAMLVLADGTVIEGTGIGATGKVQAEVCFNTALTGYEEILTDPSYLGQIVTFTFPHIGNVGTNEEDIEDLTPAARRGAVGVIFKADITDPSNFRAVKHLDAWLKARGVIGLCGIDTRALTAWIRENGAPNAVIAHDPNGVFDIEALKAEAKAWSGLVGLDLAIEATSGQSSTWAETPWVWNKGYGTLGEADAKYHVVCVDFGVKRNILRLFAGLDCKVTVVPAQTSAEDILALKPDGVFLSNGPGDPAATGEYAVPVIQNLIKSELPIFGICLGHQMLGLAVGAKTEKMHQGHHGANHPVKDFTTGKVEIVSMNHGFAVDAKSLPDGVEETHTSLFDGTNCGLRIVGKPVFSVQHHPEASPGPQDSHYLFRRFVNLLRERQGEAALAER; translated from the coding sequence ATGACCGAGACAGCGCCCTGGACTACCCGCAAACCGACTGCAATGCTTGTTCTTGCCGATGGCACGGTGATCGAGGGCACAGGCATCGGCGCAACCGGCAAGGTTCAGGCCGAAGTCTGTTTCAACACGGCCCTGACGGGTTACGAGGAAATCCTCACCGACCCATCCTATCTCGGCCAGATCGTCACCTTCACTTTCCCGCATATCGGCAATGTCGGCACCAATGAGGAAGACATCGAAGACCTGACCCCCGCCGCCCGCCGCGGCGCCGTTGGCGTCATCTTCAAGGCCGATATCACCGACCCTTCGAACTTCCGCGCCGTCAAGCATCTGGATGCCTGGCTGAAGGCCCGCGGCGTCATCGGCCTTTGCGGCATCGATACGCGCGCGCTGACGGCATGGATCCGCGAAAACGGCGCACCGAACGCGGTCATCGCCCATGATCCGAACGGCGTCTTCGACATCGAGGCGCTCAAGGCCGAAGCAAAGGCCTGGAGCGGCCTCGTCGGCCTCGACCTCGCCATCGAGGCGACTTCCGGCCAGTCCTCCACCTGGGCTGAAACGCCGTGGGTCTGGAACAAGGGTTACGGCACGCTCGGTGAAGCCGATGCCAAATATCACGTCGTCTGCGTGGATTTCGGCGTCAAGCGCAACATTCTGCGCCTTTTCGCCGGTCTTGATTGCAAGGTGACGGTGGTTCCGGCCCAGACTTCGGCCGAAGACATTCTGGCGCTGAAGCCGGATGGCGTGTTCCTGTCCAACGGCCCGGGAGACCCGGCCGCGACGGGCGAATATGCCGTGCCGGTTATCCAGAACCTCATCAAGAGCGAACTGCCGATCTTCGGCATCTGCCTCGGCCACCAGATGCTCGGCCTCGCCGTCGGTGCGAAGACTGAAAAGATGCATCAGGGCCATCACGGCGCCAACCACCCGGTCAAGGACTTCACGACAGGCAAGGTGGAAATCGTCTCGATGAACCATGGATTCGCGGTTGATGCAAAATCGCTGCCTGATGGCGTCGAAGAAACCCATACGTCGCTGTTCGATGGCACCAATTGCGGCCTGCGCATCGTCGGCAAGCCGGTCTTCTCGGTTCAGCACCACCCGGAAGCATCCCCCGGCCCGCAGGACAGCCACTACCTCTTCCGCCGCTTCGTCAATCTGCTGCGCGAAAGACAGGGTGAGGCAGCGCTCGCCGAGCGCTAA
- a CDS encoding DUF2938 domain-containing protein, with amino-acid sequence MLELIWRGIAMGIGGTVFMDIWAIVLHRFFGQSAPNWAPVGRWFWHVPKGTIFHDSIATAAPYEHELALGWISHYAVGILYGIILALVVPAAWFANPSFIQPWIVGIVTVGAGWFLLQPGLGIGWAASKTPNPTKVRILNLVAHTIFALGMYAVALLMR; translated from the coding sequence ATGCTGGAACTGATTTGGCGCGGCATTGCCATGGGCATTGGCGGCACCGTGTTTATGGATATATGGGCGATTGTGCTGCATCGGTTTTTCGGCCAGTCAGCACCGAACTGGGCGCCGGTTGGCCGCTGGTTCTGGCATGTGCCAAAAGGCACGATTTTTCACGACAGCATCGCCACGGCCGCACCCTATGAGCATGAACTGGCGCTAGGCTGGATTTCGCATTATGCCGTCGGCATTCTCTACGGCATTATTCTGGCACTGGTGGTGCCGGCTGCATGGTTTGCAAACCCATCCTTCATCCAGCCATGGATCGTTGGCATCGTCACGGTTGGTGCGGGCTGGTTCCTGTTGCAGCCGGGTCTTGGCATCGGCTGGGCGGCATCAAAAACGCCCAATCCGACAAAAGTCCGCATTCTCAACCTCGTGGCCCACACGATCTTCGCCCTGGGCATGTATGCCGTGGCACTTTTGATGCGCTAA
- a CDS encoding GatB/YqeY domain-containing protein: MRDTFANTLKDALKARDARRTSTVRLIQAAIKDRDIANRGVGKDPVSDEDIMQILTKMVKQREESATIYDGAGRPELAAQEREEIVIIKEFMPEEIPAEKVRELCQAVISETGASGLRDMGKCMNALKERYPGQIDFAKASGVVKDLLK; the protein is encoded by the coding sequence ATGCGCGACACGTTCGCAAATACTTTGAAAGATGCGCTGAAGGCTCGGGACGCCAGACGTACCTCGACCGTGCGTCTCATTCAGGCGGCCATCAAGGATCGCGATATCGCCAATCGCGGCGTGGGCAAGGACCCCGTCAGTGATGAGGATATCATGCAGATTCTGACCAAGATGGTAAAGCAGCGCGAAGAGTCCGCCACCATCTATGACGGTGCTGGCCGACCCGAGCTTGCCGCGCAGGAGCGCGAGGAAATCGTCATCATCAAGGAATTCATGCCGGAAGAGATTCCGGCCGAAAAGGTGCGCGAACTGTGCCAGGCCGTCATCAGCGAGACCGGTGCCTCCGGCCTGCGTGACATGGGCAAGTGCATGAACGCGCTGAAGGAGCGTTATCCCGGCCAGATCGACTTCGCCAAGGCCTCCGGCGTTGTCAAGGATCTGCTGAAGTAG
- a CDS encoding LytTR family DNA-binding domain-containing protein, whose protein sequence is MDHPYLQSTLREMHAILQSRRLWLTFLAVLAIFIVTGPFGTSETMSFADRLLYWTIIQAGAWTFAISFSIIANRIFADSIRNMLARMMLGSLTAALPIGLLLTITNRVFSGTEMGFGPFLQSSLSSLPLCAIFCLLSYLTASQSLETKAVAVTDTGEDGKCKVKGTAPLLERLPPQKRGELLRLSVQDHYTEIVTTRGRQLVLLRFSDALKEIGQSEGLQVHRSHWIADADVVSLRRQAGRLHIVTKDGTEIPVSRSYSAAVQARFAARAPAG, encoded by the coding sequence GTGGATCACCCATATCTGCAATCCACGCTTCGTGAAATGCACGCCATCCTGCAGTCGCGCAGGCTGTGGCTGACATTTCTCGCCGTGCTGGCGATCTTTATCGTGACCGGACCTTTCGGGACGAGCGAAACCATGAGTTTCGCCGACCGGCTGCTTTACTGGACAATCATACAGGCCGGCGCCTGGACATTTGCCATATCCTTTTCCATCATCGCCAACCGCATCTTCGCGGATAGCATCAGAAACATGCTGGCACGCATGATGCTCGGCTCGCTGACGGCCGCGCTGCCGATAGGGCTCTTACTTACCATCACCAACCGGGTCTTTTCAGGCACGGAAATGGGTTTCGGCCCCTTTCTGCAAAGCAGCCTGTCGTCCCTGCCTCTTTGTGCCATCTTTTGCCTGCTGAGTTATCTCACCGCCAGCCAGTCCCTCGAAACGAAGGCAGTTGCCGTAACGGACACGGGGGAAGACGGCAAATGCAAGGTAAAAGGCACCGCGCCGCTGCTGGAGCGGCTGCCGCCGCAAAAGCGCGGAGAATTGCTGCGGCTATCGGTGCAGGACCATTATACTGAAATCGTCACCACGCGCGGACGCCAGCTCGTTCTGCTGCGTTTTTCCGATGCGCTGAAAGAAATAGGCCAGAGCGAGGGCTTGCAGGTCCACCGATCCCACTGGATTGCCGATGCCGATGTCGTCTCGCTGCGCAGGCAGGCAGGCCGTCTGCACATCGTCACAAAAGACGGCACGGAAATCCCTGTCAGCCGCTCTTACAGCGCGGCGGTGCAGGCCCGTTTCGCCGCGCGTGCCCCCGCCGGCTAA
- the ypfJ gene encoding KPN_02809 family neutral zinc metallopeptidase, whose protein sequence is MEWRGRRQSDNIEDRRGMSAGSGDPFSRGGMRVPIGRRGGGIGIGGLLVILLISWVLGINPLTLLTGGDMSMDGGGTTQQQSGTRPQGQSSDETTAFVRTVLAETEDTWSGIFQSAGETYQKPTLVLFSGQVSSACGNASAASGPFYCPGDRKVYLDTNFFKELDQRFGAAGDFAQAYVIAHEVGHHVQNLTGVLPEFNRRRQSMSQVDANKMSVRVELQADCYAGIWGKFTEQKGILETGDLEEALNAAHQIGDDTLQKQTQGYVVPDSFNHGTSAQRMEWFKRGFQNGRVEDCDTFSANI, encoded by the coding sequence ATGGAATGGAGAGGGCGTCGCCAGTCGGACAATATCGAGGACCGGCGCGGCATGTCAGCGGGATCGGGTGATCCTTTTTCCCGCGGCGGGATGCGGGTACCGATCGGACGTCGCGGCGGCGGTATCGGGATTGGCGGTCTTCTGGTCATACTTCTGATCAGCTGGGTGCTCGGCATCAACCCGCTGACGCTGCTGACCGGCGGCGATATGTCGATGGACGGCGGCGGCACGACGCAACAGCAATCCGGCACGCGCCCGCAGGGCCAGTCGTCGGATGAGACAACGGCTTTCGTACGCACCGTGCTGGCGGAGACCGAGGATACCTGGAGCGGTATCTTCCAGTCTGCCGGGGAGACCTATCAGAAACCGACGCTGGTGCTGTTCTCCGGTCAGGTGTCTTCCGCCTGCGGTAACGCCTCCGCCGCCAGCGGCCCGTTTTATTGCCCTGGCGACCGAAAGGTCTATCTCGATACCAACTTCTTCAAGGAACTGGACCAGCGTTTCGGTGCGGCCGGCGATTTCGCGCAGGCTTACGTGATTGCGCATGAAGTTGGCCATCACGTGCAGAACCTGACCGGCGTCCTGCCTGAGTTCAACCGTCGCCGCCAGTCAATGAGCCAGGTGGATGCCAACAAGATGTCGGTACGGGTGGAGCTTCAGGCGGATTGTTATGCCGGCATCTGGGGCAAGTTCACCGAGCAGAAGGGTATTCTCGAAACCGGCGATCTCGAAGAAGCACTGAACGCCGCCCACCAGATCGGCGATGACACGTTGCAGAAGCAGACCCAAGGTTATGTGGTGCCTGATAGTTTCAACCACGGCACTTCGGCGCAGCGCATGGAATGGTTCAAGCGCGGCTTCCAGAACGGCCGTGTCGAAGATTGTGATACGTTCTCGGCGAATATCTGA
- a CDS encoding methyl-accepting chemotaxis protein produces the protein MPKKSNLMTRILFAASSLVVAAFAGFSFYIDSLQHRVTTEAVAENIDSSGKQAAQSIANWLSGRIMLTDTVAKTLAKLPEDDAKLQFLQNDVLTAQFMSTYFGNAETGVFTTFPKTPLPEGYDPRKRPWYLDAVKAGKPVLTEPYTDASTGGLVITAAMPVSVDGKLAGVTGSDFSLDSLVTMIKSVDAGTDGYAFLVNKDGKILIHPDPKLVEKPLSDLFKVNTPTISSAISQTEINGKGKITSFIPVAGLPSVEWYLGFVVDSDVAYSAIGQFRLAATIATVLAAAIMIVLLATVLSRFIVRPVTQMTSAMEGLAAGNLDVAIPGQERTDQIGSMAAAVAVFRSNAMERLRLEGDAEENRTLSEQERNERERLASKDAADIQFAVDSLAKGLAHLSDGDLNYRIDTPFVTRIDRLRDDFNNSVAKLNVALSTVGQNARAIDAGAGEIRQSADDLARRTEQQAASVEETAAALEEITTTVKDSARRAEEVGRLVDRARGNAEQSGIIVEDAVRAMEGIEKSSSEISNIIGVIDEIAFQTNLLALNAGVEAARAGEAGKGFAVVAQEVRELAQRSANAAKEIKTLINASTSQVQSGVDLVGNAGKALETIVREVQEINRHIDAIVTSSREQSTGLQEINTAINTIDQGTQQNAAMVEEQTAASHGLASEAAALNELLAQFQLATATRRQAEYGRAA, from the coding sequence TTGCCAAAAAAATCCAACCTCATGACGCGCATTCTGTTTGCGGCGTCATCACTTGTTGTCGCGGCCTTTGCGGGCTTTTCTTTCTATATCGATAGCCTTCAGCACCGGGTCACCACGGAAGCGGTGGCGGAAAACATCGATTCGTCCGGCAAGCAGGCCGCACAGAGCATCGCCAACTGGCTGAGCGGCCGCATCATGCTCACCGACACGGTGGCGAAAACGCTTGCGAAACTTCCGGAGGACGATGCCAAGCTGCAGTTCCTGCAGAACGACGTGCTGACAGCGCAATTCATGTCCACTTACTTCGGCAATGCCGAAACCGGCGTTTTCACGACATTCCCGAAAACACCGCTGCCGGAAGGTTATGACCCGCGCAAGCGCCCCTGGTATCTGGATGCGGTCAAGGCCGGCAAGCCGGTGCTGACCGAACCTTACACCGACGCCTCGACCGGCGGCCTCGTCATCACTGCCGCCATGCCCGTCTCCGTTGACGGCAAGTTGGCTGGCGTGACGGGAAGCGACTTTTCGCTGGATTCGCTGGTCACGATGATCAAGTCCGTGGATGCCGGCACGGACGGTTATGCCTTCCTTGTCAACAAGGATGGCAAGATCCTCATTCATCCCGATCCGAAACTCGTCGAAAAGCCGCTGAGCGATCTTTTCAAGGTCAACACACCGACAATCTCCTCGGCAATTTCCCAGACTGAAATTAACGGCAAGGGCAAGATCACCAGTTTCATACCGGTTGCCGGCCTGCCCTCGGTCGAGTGGTATCTCGGCTTCGTCGTCGATTCCGATGTCGCCTACAGCGCAATCGGCCAGTTCCGGCTGGCAGCGACCATTGCCACGGTTCTTGCCGCCGCAATCATGATCGTGCTGCTTGCAACCGTGCTCTCCCGTTTCATTGTCCGCCCCGTCACGCAAATGACCTCGGCCATGGAAGGCCTTGCAGCCGGCAATCTCGATGTCGCCATTCCCGGCCAGGAACGCACCGACCAGATCGGCTCGATGGCCGCAGCGGTTGCCGTTTTCAGATCGAACGCCATGGAACGCCTGCGTCTGGAAGGTGATGCCGAAGAGAACCGCACGCTTTCCGAACAGGAGCGCAATGAGCGCGAGAGACTGGCGTCGAAAGATGCCGCAGACATCCAGTTCGCGGTCGATTCGCTCGCCAAAGGCCTGGCGCATCTTTCGGACGGCGATCTCAATTACCGCATCGATACGCCTTTCGTGACCCGCATCGACCGCCTGCGCGACGATTTCAACAATTCCGTCGCCAAGCTGAATGTGGCGCTCAGCACCGTTGGCCAGAATGCCCGCGCAATCGACGCCGGTGCTGGTGAAATTCGCCAATCCGCCGACGATCTGGCCCGGCGCACCGAACAGCAGGCCGCCTCGGTGGAAGAAACCGCCGCAGCACTCGAGGAAATCACCACCACGGTGAAGGACTCCGCCCGCCGCGCCGAGGAAGTCGGCCGTCTGGTTGATCGCGCCCGCGGCAATGCCGAACAATCCGGCATCATCGTCGAAGATGCGGTTCGCGCCATGGAAGGCATCGAAAAATCATCGTCGGAGATCAGCAACATCATCGGCGTGATCGATGAAATCGCCTTCCAGACAAATCTTCTGGCCCTGAATGCCGGTGTGGAAGCCGCCCGCGCCGGTGAAGCCGGCAAGGGTTTTGCCGTGGTCGCCCAGGAAGTGCGCGAACTTGCCCAGCGCTCCGCCAATGCCGCCAAGGAGATCAAGACGCTGATCAACGCCTCCACATCGCAGGTACAATCCGGCGTCGATCTCGTCGGCAATGCCGGCAAGGCGCTGGAAACCATCGTCCGCGAAGTCCAGGAGATCAACCGCCATATCGACGCCATCGTGACGTCGTCACGCGAACAGTCGACCGGGCTTCAGGAAATCAACACCGCCATCAACACCATCGATCAGGGCACCCAGCAGAATGCCGCCATGGTCGAAGAACAGACGGCGGCCAGCCACGGACTGGCTTCGGAAGCGGCGGCGCTCAACGAACTGCTGGCACAATTCCAGCTTGCCACGGCGACGCGGCGGCAGGCGGAATATGGGCGGGCTGCTTAG
- a CDS encoding BrnA antitoxin family protein: MTDEDIDRAMRDDPDWAGFENIDWSKAEVVFPTAKQSISIRLDQDVVDFFKSTGKGYQTRMNAVLRHYVHEQKKRPG; encoded by the coding sequence ATGACCGACGAAGATATCGACCGCGCCATGCGCGACGATCCGGACTGGGCCGGCTTTGAAAACATAGACTGGTCAAAGGCCGAAGTGGTTTTCCCCACAGCCAAGCAATCGATTTCCATTCGCCTCGACCAGGATGTCGTCGATTTCTTCAAATCCACCGGCAAAGGCTATCAAACCCGCATGAATGCGGTGCTGCGCCACTATGTGCACGAGCAGAAAAAACGGCCGGGCTGA
- a CDS encoding BrnT family toxin, translating into MDIVTRDFISFDWDKKKRLINIEKHGIDFEDAVEALFEPHIEIQSDQNGEVRIRAVCPFMGRLITIIYTMRGETCRIISARAARKNEQQSYHANNFGRNTH; encoded by the coding sequence ATGGACATTGTGACAAGGGATTTCATATCCTTTGATTGGGATAAGAAAAAGCGGCTGATCAATATCGAAAAGCACGGTATCGATTTCGAGGATGCGGTCGAGGCGCTTTTTGAGCCACATATCGAAATACAGTCCGACCAAAATGGAGAGGTTCGCATACGCGCGGTTTGCCCGTTCATGGGGCGCCTTATAACCATCATTTATACGATGCGGGGCGAAACATGCCGGATCATATCGGCGCGAGCGGCACGGAAAAATGAGCAACAATCCTACCACGCGAATAACTTTGGAAGAAATACGCACTAA
- a CDS encoding DUF2306 domain-containing protein: MSFQPLLDAPLAVQFHVVTVVPAAILGAFIFLRPKGTAIHRLLGKIWVVLMVATAASTFFIHELKVFYGFSPIHLLSIFTIYGCLQSVYFARRGDIRRHMRIMQSVYLGGIVIAGGFTFVPGRIMHEVAFGDGRAGFAALSAGALVFAILFLAVLKQRRRAV, from the coding sequence ATGTCATTCCAGCCTTTATTAGATGCACCGCTTGCCGTGCAATTCCATGTCGTCACCGTCGTGCCCGCAGCCATTCTCGGGGCCTTCATCTTCCTGCGTCCCAAGGGCACCGCCATCCACCGGCTACTTGGCAAGATCTGGGTGGTGCTGATGGTCGCGACTGCGGCTTCTACCTTCTTCATCCATGAATTGAAGGTGTTTTATGGTTTCAGCCCGATCCATCTGCTTTCCATCTTCACCATCTATGGGTGTCTGCAATCGGTTTATTTCGCCCGCCGCGGTGATATCAGACGGCATATGCGGATCATGCAGAGTGTTTATCTCGGCGGTATCGTGATTGCCGGCGGCTTCACCTTCGTTCCGGGGCGCATCATGCATGAGGTTGCGTTCGGCGACGGGAGAGCGGGTTTTGCTGCCCTTTCCGCCGGCGCATTGGTGTTCGCCATCCTATTTCTGGCGGTGTTGAAACAAAGACGTAGAGCCGTGTGA
- a CDS encoding MATE family efflux transporter has product MSSSVVAETVPSGSGSWLSHFKATLALGIPLIGAQLAQLGIHTTDMVIVGQLGAEKLAAMVLAGQFFFVVFIFGSGFSVAVVPMVAQAYGQGDATAARRSLRMGMWVAIAYWILALPVFFNAERILVYLGQNPNVAALTGHYLAIAKFGLLPALLFYVLRGLVSAIGRAGIILYVTIIMLVMNGLMAYALVFGHFGLPAMGMNGAAVVAVIVNAFSFIFIVVYVQTREETKKYELFVRFWRPDWHALFEVLRLGLPISITILAEVTLFAAASILMGQIGTVQLAAHGIALQLASIAFMIPLGLSQAATVRVGIARGQGDFKNLIRASIMIYAIACGIALCGGILFAVVPDFLAKWFLDPKLPEAAEVLAYASSLVVIAGVFQLVDGIQAVTAGLLRGLKDARIPAMLALISYWPIGLALAWTMAFPLGFGGRGVWFGFVIGLSTAAVLLTVRFVILVKREMQTAR; this is encoded by the coding sequence ATGTCTTCGTCGGTTGTTGCAGAAACCGTTCCCTCCGGATCGGGGTCGTGGCTTTCGCATTTCAAGGCTACGCTTGCGCTTGGAATTCCGCTTATCGGTGCGCAGCTCGCCCAGCTTGGCATCCATACCACTGACATGGTCATCGTCGGGCAGCTAGGGGCTGAAAAGCTGGCGGCCATGGTGCTGGCCGGGCAGTTCTTCTTCGTCGTCTTCATTTTCGGCTCGGGATTTTCCGTGGCCGTGGTGCCAATGGTGGCGCAGGCTTACGGGCAGGGCGATGCGACGGCGGCCCGCCGCTCGCTGCGCATGGGCATGTGGGTGGCGATCGCCTACTGGATCCTCGCTTTGCCGGTCTTCTTTAATGCCGAGCGGATTCTGGTCTATCTCGGGCAGAACCCCAACGTGGCGGCGCTGACTGGCCATTATCTCGCCATCGCCAAATTCGGCCTGCTGCCGGCTTTGCTTTTCTACGTGCTGCGCGGCCTTGTAAGCGCCATCGGCCGTGCGGGCATCATTCTTTATGTCACCATCATCATGTTGGTCATGAACGGTTTGATGGCCTATGCGCTGGTGTTCGGCCATTTCGGCCTGCCGGCAATGGGCATGAATGGCGCTGCCGTCGTTGCCGTCATCGTTAATGCCTTCAGCTTCATCTTCATCGTTGTCTATGTGCAGACGCGTGAGGAGACGAAGAAATACGAGCTGTTCGTGCGTTTCTGGCGGCCGGACTGGCATGCGCTGTTCGAAGTGCTGCGCTTGGGCCTGCCGATCAGCATCACCATCCTTGCCGAAGTGACGCTGTTTGCCGCCGCATCGATCCTGATGGGGCAGATTGGTACCGTGCAGCTTGCGGCGCATGGCATTGCCCTGCAGCTTGCCTCCATCGCCTTCATGATCCCGCTCGGCCTGTCGCAGGCGGCAACCGTGCGCGTGGGCATCGCCCGCGGTCAGGGCGATTTCAAAAACCTCATTCGCGCCTCGATCATGATCTATGCCATTGCCTGCGGCATTGCCCTTTGCGGCGGCATTTTGTTTGCGGTCGTTCCGGATTTTCTGGCGAAATGGTTCCTCGATCCAAAATTGCCGGAAGCTGCGGAAGTGCTCGCTTATGCCAGCAGCCTCGTTGTCATCGCCGGCGTCTTCCAGCTGGTGGATGGCATTCAGGCCGTGACGGCAGGGCTGCTGCGCGGACTGAAGGATGCGCGCATTCCAGCGATGCTGGCGCTGATTTCCTATTGGCCGATCGGTCTGGCGCTTGCCTGGACCATGGCCTTTCCGCTCGGTTTTGGCGGGCGTGGTGTCTGGTTCGGTTTCGTGATCGGTCTTTCGACGGCGGCTGTTTTGCTCACCGTCCGCTTCGTCATTCTGGTGAAGCGCGAAATGCAAACGGCCCGCTGA